In Nicotiana tabacum cultivar K326 chromosome 21, ASM71507v2, whole genome shotgun sequence, one DNA window encodes the following:
- the LOC142175170 gene encoding uncharacterized protein LOC142175170 has protein sequence MSDPSTRKPNALCEFHQERGHKTEDYIGLRQEVVRMLNQGHIKELLSDRGRANFARGREQPQRPPKLSSPYRTIHMIIGGGDDTTINYVKFTTAHKLKRSITHERYDDLEDSIVFDKSDTDGLYFPHYDALVITLRIADTDVKRIMVDDGSSVYMPGIPKDIATHKLNADPLYPSVRQIRRKFNTAINEAVSEEIDKLHANGSI, from the exons ATGTCCGACCCAAGCACTCGGAAGCCGAATGCTCTCTGCGAATTCCACCAGGAAAGGGGTCACAAAACCGAAGATTACATTGGACTGCGGCAGGAGGTAGTGAGAATGCTAAATCAGGGACACATAAAAGAATTACTGAGCGATCGAGGACGGGCTAACTTTGCCCGCGGACGCGAACAACCCCAAAGACCTCCAAAACTGTCTTCTCCTTATCGCACTATACATATGATCATCGGCGGGGGCGATGACACAACAATCAACTATGTGAAATTCACCACTGCACACAAACTCAAACGGTCAATCACTCATGAacggtatgatgacctcgaagatagtatcgtcttcgataagtcagatactgACGGTTTGTATTTCCCTCACTACGATgctcttgttatcactttacgTATTGCAGATActgatgtaaaaagaataatggtagatGACGGGAGCAGCGTGT atatgccaggtatcccgAAAGACATCGCCACGCACAAACTGAATGCTGACCCTCTCTACCCGTCAGTGCGGCAAATAAGGAGGAAGTTCAACACCGCAATCAACGAAGCCGTCAGCGAAGAAATCGATAAGTTGCACGCAAATGGCTCCATCTGA
- the LOC107824384 gene encoding phototropic-responsive NPH3 family protein NPY4, with amino-acid sequence MKFMKLGSKPDQFQTEGDNIRYVATELATDMVINVGDVKFYLHKFPLLSKSYSLQKLVACTNEENSDEINIHDIPGGPAAFEVCAKFCYGMTVTLNAYNVVAARCAAEYLEMYETVEKGNLIYKIDVFLTSSIFRSWKDSIIVLQTTKAFLPWCEELKVVSHCLDSVASKASIDTSKVDWSYTYNHKKLLSENEIDLHCDVVNKQQLVPEDWWVEDLCELHIDLYKRVITTINAKGRMSPEAIGEALKAYVNRRLPGFSKGKIQGSDPEKYRYLVDTITWLLPEEKNGVSCGFLIRLLQASIALECGQTVRSELKRRVGLQLEEATVGDLLIRAPDSETIMFDIDLVQDLVEQFMLHQKNGQIDCPADNRFPDILPAFASDRSRVKVARIIDGYLAEVARDPNLPLSKFVNLAELVSGFSRPSHDGIYRAIDMYLKEHGITKSERKRICRLMDCRKLSAEACMHAVQNERLPLRVVVQVLFFEQVRATTSSGGGSTPDLTRSVKALLPVGSHGSSTSVTSNTDEDWDAVPTAKELKALKGEFASLRLRDREGNNGSDLNNMKTNAEKVDSSKVKGSMISKKMFSKLWSNKDRLSENSSSDTSESPSSSNAGETKSTPYRSRRQSLS; translated from the exons atgaagtttatgaaaCTTGGATCCAAACCTGATCAGTTTCAGACTGAAGGAGATAATATCAG GTATGTAGCAACTGAATTGGCAACTGACATGGTTATCAATGTTGGAGATGTGAAGTTTTACCTCCACAAG TTTCCCCTTCTGTCGAAGAGTTATAGCTTGCAGAAGCTGGTTGCCTGTACAAATGAGGAAAACAGCGATGAAATCAACATCCATGATATTCCTGGCGGACCTGCTGCTTTTGAAGTATGCGCAAAGTTCTGTTATGGTATGACAGTAACTTTGAATGCATATAATGTCGTTGCAGCTCGTTGTGCAGCAGAGTACTTGGAAATGTACGAGACAGTTGAGAAGGGAAATCTTATCTACAAGATTGATGTTTTTCTTACATCTAGCATCTTTCGGAGCTGGAAGGACTCTATCATTGTTCTTCAGACCACAAAAGCTTTTCTTCCCTGGTGCGAGGAACTAAAGGTCGTTAGTCATTGCCTGGATTCCGTCGCATCTAAAGCTTCCATAGACACGTCAAAGGTGGACTGGTCTTATACTTATAACCATAAAAAGCTtctatctgaaaatgaaattgATCTGCACTGCGACGTAGTGAACAAGCAACAGCTTGTTCCAGAAGACTGGTGGGTTGAGGACCTTTGCGAGCTTCATATTGACTTGTATAAACGGGTCATAACAACCATAAATGCAAAAGGAAGGATGTCTCCAGAAGCAATAGGTGAAGCGTTGAAAGCATATGTCAACAGAAGGCTACCTGGATTCAGCAAGGGTAAGATACAGGGAAGTGATCCTGAAAAGTATCGGTATCTGGTTGATACGATTACTTGGTTACTGCCCGAAGAGAAAAATGGTGTTTCGTGTGGTTTCTTGATCCGACTGCTGCAAGCATCTATTGCGTTGGAATGTGGACAAACAGTGAGAAGTGAACTGAAGAGGAGGGTCGGCCTGCAGCTAGAAGAGGCAACAGTAGGTGACCTTCTAATTCGAGCTCCAGATAGTGAAACTATTATGTTCGATATTGACCTTGTACAAGACCTTGTAGAGCAGTTCATGCTCCACCAAAAGAACGGTCAGATTGATTGTCCTGCAGATAATAGATTCCCGGATATACTACCTGCGTTTGCATCAGACCGTTCCAGGGTAAAGGTGGCTAGGATAATTGACGGATACCTTGCTGAAGTTGCTAGAGATCCAAATCTACCTCTATCGAAATTTGTCAATCTTGCAGAGTTGGTATCTGGTTTCTCCAGACCATCCCATGATGGGATTTACCGTGCTATTGACATGTATCTCAAG GAACATGGGATTACGAAAAGCGAGAGAAAAAGAATTTGCAGGCTGATGGACTGCAGGAAGCTATCAGCTGAGGCCTGCATGCATGCTGTACAGAACGAGCGCCTTCCTTTGCGAGTAGTTGTACAAGTTCTGTTCTTTGAGCAAGTCAGAGCAACAACATCATCCGGCGGTGGCAGCACTCCCGACCTAACTAGATCAGTTAAGGCTTTGCTCCCAGTGGGATCTCACGGGAGCTCCACTTCTGTTACATCCAACACTGACGAAGATTGGGATGCTGTGCCCACTGCCAAGGAACTTAAAGCTCTGAAAGGTGAGTTTGCTTCTCTAAGATTGAGAGACAGGGAAGGTAACAATGGTAGTGACTTGAACAACATgaaaacaaatgcggaaaaaGTTGATAGTAGCAAAGTGAAGGGTTCAATGATATCGAAAAAGATGTTCTCAAAACTGTGGTCAAATAAAGATAGACTAAGTGAGAATAGCAGCTCAGATACATCAGAAAGCCCATCATCTTCAAATGCAGGGGAAACAAAGTCTACCCCATATAGAAGTAGGAGGCAATCTCTGTCTTAG